The following are encoded together in the Kribbella voronezhensis genome:
- a CDS encoding SRPBCC domain-containing protein, with protein MTKKRKVLIGFGTVAVVLIAYCVFSIARPTVLRTAIELDATPDQVWKVLTDRGSYPDWNPFIVSSTGDLTAGATITNVLKDTAGKETTFTPKLLAVEPGRELRWIGKVGFGGIFDGEHSFRIEALPGGRSRLIQQETFRGVAVPVMAGWLDSKIKPQFTAMNEALAARVAATP; from the coding sequence ATGACCAAGAAGCGCAAAGTACTGATCGGGTTCGGAACCGTAGCCGTCGTCCTGATCGCGTACTGCGTGTTCTCGATCGCCAGGCCGACCGTCCTGCGCACCGCGATCGAGCTGGATGCCACCCCGGACCAGGTCTGGAAGGTGCTCACCGACCGCGGCAGCTATCCCGACTGGAATCCGTTCATCGTCTCCTCGACCGGTGACCTCACGGCCGGCGCCACGATCACCAATGTCCTCAAAGACACAGCCGGCAAGGAGACGACCTTCACGCCCAAGCTGCTGGCCGTCGAGCCCGGCCGCGAACTGCGCTGGATCGGCAAGGTCGGCTTCGGCGGGATCTTCGACGGCGAGCACTCGTTCCGGATCGAGGCGCTGCCCGGCGGCCGGTCGCGGCTGATCCAGCAGGAGACCTTCCGCGGCGTCGCCGTACCGGTGATGGCCGGCTGGCTCGACAGCAAGATCAAGCCGCAGTTCACCGCGATGAACGAGGCTCTCGCCGCCCGGGTCGCCGCAACGCCCTAG
- a CDS encoding class I SAM-dependent methyltransferase: MDYEVTEPQRIGLSETETSRASRTYWDSAAGEYLAEHGEFLGDDRFVWCPEGVDEEQAQLLGPVTGRRVLEVGSGAAQCSRWLAKQRADVYAFDISVEQLRIAKDLDRRTGTAVRTVAADAVRIPFASGVFDIVCSAFGALPFVADAEDALREIARVLKPGGLLVYSVTHPIRWSMPDDPTPAGLRITQSYFDRTPYVETDAAGTPVYAEHHRTTGDWIRALTGAGLVVDDLLEPEWPAGHDQVWGGWGPERGRLIPGTAIWSAHKPA; encoded by the coding sequence GTGGACTACGAGGTGACCGAGCCGCAGCGAATCGGGCTGAGCGAGACCGAGACGTCGCGGGCGAGCCGGACCTACTGGGACAGCGCGGCCGGCGAATATCTCGCCGAACACGGCGAGTTTCTCGGCGACGACCGGTTCGTCTGGTGTCCGGAGGGTGTCGACGAGGAGCAGGCCCAGCTGCTCGGCCCGGTCACCGGCCGACGGGTCCTCGAGGTCGGGTCCGGAGCGGCCCAGTGCTCACGCTGGCTGGCGAAGCAACGCGCCGATGTCTACGCGTTCGACATCTCGGTGGAACAGTTGCGGATCGCCAAGGACCTGGACCGCCGAACAGGAACCGCAGTACGGACCGTCGCCGCGGACGCAGTACGAATCCCCTTTGCCAGTGGCGTTTTCGACATCGTCTGCTCGGCGTTCGGCGCACTGCCGTTCGTGGCCGACGCCGAAGACGCGCTGCGAGAGATCGCGCGTGTTCTCAAACCCGGCGGCCTGCTCGTGTACTCCGTGACGCACCCGATCCGCTGGAGCATGCCCGACGACCCGACCCCGGCCGGCCTGCGGATCACCCAGTCGTACTTCGACCGCACGCCGTACGTCGAAACCGACGCAGCCGGTACGCCGGTCTACGCCGAGCACCATCGCACCACCGGCGACTGGATCCGGGCGCTGACCGGAGCCGGCCTGGTCGTCGACGACCTGCTCGAACCCGAATGGCCCGCCGGTCACGACCAGGTCTGGGGCGGCTGGGGACCAGAACGCGGCCGGCTGATTCCCGGTACCGCGATCTGGTCGGCCCACAAGCCCGCCTAG
- a CDS encoding DUF3068 domain-containing protein encodes MGNRSRALVIALGIFFIGVAALSKFYAYPTLAVAPADQVAHTLSTGPGATIFSVKDLAEKPGVDLWARRTVRGDVAAADKISKALNRKVVVFDTAVVTDDEKDYTFPDDATQTDKLPLSFVQERVVLDAHTGEAVRWNPSDPADNSGEYISNSLKPEDRLKPDKDSEFFKGHEGLVLKFPFGTEKKTYKFWDTTTRKAYPIQFKSETKLDGLPVYVFEQKVPKQDLPQAKPLEVPGSLVGQQGKDSVVVQRTYENTRTLWIEPVTGAIIKGQEEQLATFAYNGQDKVTATKVKIYYDDDTVKKNVEGGKGDEKKEGGYKAKAAQLHLIGFWVPLISLIIGLLLLALVVYLQLRPRGTRRAEEA; translated from the coding sequence GTGGGGAATCGCAGTCGTGCCTTGGTGATCGCACTGGGCATCTTCTTCATCGGCGTTGCTGCTTTGTCCAAGTTCTACGCGTATCCGACGCTGGCGGTGGCGCCGGCCGACCAGGTCGCGCACACCTTGTCGACCGGACCGGGCGCGACCATCTTCAGCGTGAAGGACCTGGCCGAGAAGCCGGGCGTCGACCTGTGGGCCCGGCGGACGGTCCGCGGCGACGTCGCCGCCGCCGACAAGATCAGCAAGGCCCTGAACCGCAAGGTCGTCGTCTTCGACACCGCCGTGGTGACCGACGACGAGAAGGACTACACCTTCCCCGACGACGCGACGCAGACCGACAAGCTGCCGCTGAGCTTCGTCCAGGAGCGCGTCGTGCTGGACGCCCACACCGGAGAGGCGGTGCGCTGGAATCCCAGCGACCCGGCCGACAACAGCGGCGAGTACATCAGCAACTCGCTGAAGCCGGAGGACCGGCTGAAGCCGGACAAGGACAGCGAGTTCTTCAAGGGGCACGAGGGTCTGGTGCTGAAGTTCCCGTTCGGGACCGAGAAGAAGACCTACAAGTTCTGGGACACCACGACCCGCAAGGCGTACCCGATCCAGTTCAAGAGCGAGACGAAGCTGGACGGCCTGCCCGTCTACGTCTTCGAGCAGAAGGTGCCCAAGCAGGACCTGCCGCAGGCGAAGCCGCTCGAGGTGCCGGGCAGCCTGGTGGGCCAGCAGGGCAAGGACTCGGTCGTCGTGCAACGCACCTACGAGAACACCCGGACGTTGTGGATCGAGCCGGTCACCGGCGCGATCATCAAGGGCCAGGAAGAGCAGTTGGCCACCTTCGCCTACAACGGCCAGGACAAGGTCACCGCGACCAAGGTGAAGATCTACTACGACGACGACACCGTGAAGAAGAACGTCGAGGGCGGCAAGGGCGACGAGAAGAAAGAGGGCGGTTACAAGGCGAAGGCCGCCCAGTTGCACCTGATCGGCTTCTGGGTCCCGCTGATCTCGCTGATCATCGGACTGCTGTTGCTCGCCCTCGTCGTCTACCTGCAGCTGCGGCCGCGGGGTACTCGCAGGGCCGAAGAGGCCTAG
- a CDS encoding acyltransferase family protein: protein MRRTRFAALDGLRAIGALAVVSTHVGFRSGDALSGPFAGILARMDIGVAIFFAISGFLLYRPHVVAWFEETEPPLTLPYLRNRALRILPVLWVAVVLAALLVPTAGPVSWTAYLQHATLIQIYSNVPSVEGLTQFWSLATEVAFYLVLPFLARFLTGYERPTRRAVRWRLAVLACFTVLGPGWMAAVTATDHSRAGLWLPGYLGWFAVGMGLALWQVARGSGRLGASALDTLAKLPATVWGIGIALLLIATSPLAGPYNLNPPSPGQAFVKNLLYTAIAACVILPAITPTRRIAAVLGGKAGHVAGDISYGVFAYHLVILNVIAQLAGFPLFSGHFTVLFVSTVISSGLLAAASYYLMERPIMRRGRHDRNYDVSPVGLDKRASAQPNRTDAWTTPEVRPAASSGQG, encoded by the coding sequence ATGAGGCGGACCAGGTTCGCGGCCCTGGACGGTCTGCGCGCGATCGGCGCGCTGGCGGTCGTCAGCACCCACGTCGGCTTCCGGAGCGGAGATGCGCTGAGCGGCCCGTTCGCGGGCATCCTGGCCCGGATGGACATCGGAGTCGCGATCTTCTTCGCGATCTCCGGCTTCCTGCTCTACCGCCCGCACGTGGTGGCCTGGTTCGAAGAGACCGAGCCGCCGCTGACCCTGCCGTACCTGCGCAACCGCGCGCTCCGGATCCTGCCCGTCCTCTGGGTCGCCGTGGTACTGGCCGCACTGCTGGTGCCGACGGCGGGGCCGGTGTCGTGGACGGCGTACCTGCAGCACGCGACCTTGATCCAGATCTACAGCAACGTCCCCTCGGTGGAAGGGCTGACGCAGTTCTGGAGCCTGGCGACCGAGGTCGCGTTCTACCTGGTGCTGCCGTTCCTGGCGCGATTCCTGACCGGTTACGAGCGGCCGACGCGACGGGCGGTGCGCTGGCGCCTCGCAGTACTGGCTTGTTTCACGGTGCTCGGGCCGGGGTGGATGGCTGCTGTCACGGCGACCGATCATTCGCGTGCCGGTCTGTGGTTACCCGGGTACCTCGGCTGGTTCGCCGTCGGGATGGGGCTCGCGTTGTGGCAGGTCGCGCGCGGCAGTGGGCGCTTGGGCGCGTCCGCACTCGACACGCTCGCCAAGCTCCCGGCCACCGTCTGGGGCATCGGGATCGCGCTGCTGCTGATCGCGACCAGTCCGCTCGCCGGCCCGTACAACCTGAACCCGCCGTCCCCAGGGCAGGCGTTCGTCAAGAACCTGCTCTACACCGCGATCGCCGCCTGCGTGATCCTGCCGGCGATCACGCCGACCCGGCGCATCGCCGCGGTCCTCGGTGGCAAGGCCGGCCACGTCGCCGGTGACATCTCGTACGGCGTCTTCGCCTACCACCTCGTCATTCTGAACGTGATCGCCCAGCTCGCCGGATTCCCGTTGTTCTCGGGACATTTCACCGTGCTGTTCGTCAGCACGGTGATCAGCTCGGGACTGCTCGCGGCGGCCAGTTACTACCTGATGGAGCGCCCGATCATGCGCCGCGGACGGCACGACCGCAACTACGACGTGTCGCCGGTCGGCCTCGACAAGAGAGCCAGCGCACAGCCGAACAGGACCGATGCCTGGACCACACCCGAGGTCAGGCCCGCCGCGTCGTCCGGCCAAGGCTGA
- a CDS encoding alpha-(1->3)-arabinofuranosyltransferase → MKGLKARSTQQVVWRARLVLGCLVLIALCFHQAPGKIVPDTKLDLTANPGGFLLRALHLWDPQGAFGQLQNQAYGYLLPMGPFHWLLDRASVPDWVIQRLWWSLVLCVAFLGVWKLSGALDCGAPWARFAAALLYALSPRMLGEVAIRSIEVWPIAMAPWVLLPLVTPRARSGWWRVGWSALAFGLVGGVNAVATGATLVLPAIWLVTRRWDRSTLKVAVGWLGCVLAVAFWWLVPLMLLGRYSPPFLDWIENAAVTTKTASVFESFRGTSQWLNFLVTGNGPSWPAGWLYVTQPALIITTVAIALLGLAGLAMSSLKHRGFLQLSLVVGLLLMTFGHDSSPLSAQLQGLLDGPLAAARNTHKFELVARLPLMLAAAHALTRIATWSRARGVHRRLVPALAACLALAVGSPAIFAQLPTHEGYQTIPQHWRDAAAWLDSQQTSGSVLVVPAASFADFTWGSTEDEPFQALLRRPMVVRDAMPLGSAGTTRWLDEVERRLGSGVGDGTIRQTLAKAGVRYVLIRNDLRYDAQVSSLIAVHESLAEAGLGRVATFGPVVGSSLERPDLTVDEKSRLPYPSLEIYDVGDTAPARLVPQSQLVEVRGASEDVPSVLTALGGDHEAVTSNDAKALPRKLPLVQTDGMQRREVDIGRAAENVSPVLAANDPGRLKRRTLGYVIDPTAPSTTRAWADGVVDVRASSSASDAGATIRTGPGNGPFAAADGDPSTRWISGLFGHSGGEWLELDFVSPRSVQNLKVQFSLAAPTTDPVRTVQVDTDSGSLTAVVSATDDPQSIPTPPGPTQRLRITVGLTDGKNPNGVAISEVSLPGLAPRSRLVVPGGLDRQPEAIVLRNQQLGRSGCLHAGGRPLCGASFAKDSEEPTGLFRSIELPAAASYQLIGTALPRDGAFLERLLAVPGAIGATASSRAVTAPEGRPGAAVDRDLGTGWVAASGDLRPTLTLKLPTARKLQGLQFLADPFLAASRPAEVSARLDGGPAITLPVSAEGYLTFPDKQRRVRSLELTFTAKKDVFTLDSATGFAQALPVGVSEVRVLGADNLRRGPNLNGRTGSLCGFGPSVEVNGVHHTTKLTATVRDVLQRRKVTFTTCDKGTGRPALQLPAGRATVDVLAGKDFVPVQVKLTKPGLATTAVTPTKHVDIWRPNPAELTLEVPSADEPSVLTLAQNYSDGWEAYDGSGRKLVPIRIGGWQQGWLLPSGPEQVVTARFLPDRSYRAGLLVGLVSLLSVAALAIFARRRSRQSAHRLKEGRRLGPWLATALAILAGTFVAGWIGLAATAVAAVLAWYLRGRKPVLIGTAAAVVLAGGVIAAAQPWPDDAAGLTSGVVQASVLFGCALALLSRPTGDTS, encoded by the coding sequence ATGAAGGGCCTGAAGGCGCGGAGTACGCAGCAGGTGGTCTGGCGAGCAAGGCTCGTCCTGGGCTGCCTGGTCCTCATTGCCCTGTGCTTCCACCAGGCTCCCGGCAAGATCGTGCCCGACACCAAGCTGGACCTCACGGCCAACCCGGGTGGCTTCCTCTTGCGTGCCCTGCATCTGTGGGATCCGCAGGGCGCCTTCGGGCAGCTGCAGAACCAGGCGTACGGCTACCTGCTGCCGATGGGTCCGTTCCACTGGCTGCTGGACAGGGCGTCGGTGCCGGACTGGGTCATCCAGCGACTGTGGTGGTCCCTGGTCCTCTGCGTCGCCTTCCTGGGCGTCTGGAAGCTGTCGGGCGCTCTGGACTGCGGTGCTCCATGGGCTCGGTTCGCTGCCGCACTGCTGTACGCCTTGAGTCCGAGGATGCTCGGCGAGGTGGCGATCCGGTCGATCGAGGTCTGGCCGATCGCGATGGCTCCCTGGGTTCTGCTGCCGTTGGTGACGCCTCGGGCACGGTCGGGCTGGTGGCGGGTCGGTTGGTCGGCGCTCGCCTTCGGTCTGGTCGGCGGGGTGAACGCAGTGGCGACCGGAGCAACGCTGGTGCTGCCGGCGATCTGGCTGGTCACCCGCCGCTGGGACCGGTCCACGCTGAAGGTCGCCGTGGGCTGGCTGGGATGCGTGCTGGCCGTCGCCTTCTGGTGGCTGGTGCCGCTGATGCTCCTCGGTCGCTACAGCCCGCCGTTCCTCGACTGGATCGAGAACGCGGCGGTCACCACCAAGACGGCCAGCGTCTTCGAGTCCTTCCGCGGTACGTCGCAGTGGCTCAACTTCCTGGTCACCGGCAACGGCCCGAGTTGGCCCGCGGGGTGGCTGTACGTCACGCAGCCCGCGTTGATCATCACCACTGTGGCCATCGCTCTGCTGGGTCTGGCCGGGCTCGCGATGAGCTCGCTGAAGCACCGAGGCTTCCTGCAGCTCTCGTTGGTCGTCGGTCTCCTCTTGATGACCTTCGGCCACGACAGCTCGCCGCTCTCGGCGCAGCTGCAAGGTCTGCTGGACGGCCCGCTGGCGGCCGCACGCAACACGCACAAGTTCGAGCTGGTCGCCCGGCTGCCGCTGATGCTGGCCGCCGCCCACGCGCTGACCCGGATCGCTACCTGGAGCAGGGCGCGGGGAGTACATCGACGGCTTGTGCCGGCGCTGGCCGCGTGTCTGGCGCTGGCTGTCGGTAGCCCGGCGATCTTCGCCCAGCTGCCGACGCACGAGGGGTATCAGACGATCCCGCAGCACTGGCGGGATGCCGCGGCCTGGCTGGACAGCCAGCAGACCAGCGGCAGCGTGCTCGTCGTACCGGCTGCTTCGTTCGCGGACTTCACCTGGGGCTCCACCGAGGACGAACCGTTCCAGGCCCTCCTCAGGCGTCCGATGGTGGTGCGCGACGCGATGCCTCTCGGCTCGGCCGGTACTACGCGTTGGCTGGACGAGGTCGAGCGCCGACTCGGGTCGGGCGTCGGCGACGGCACGATCCGGCAGACCCTCGCCAAGGCCGGGGTGCGCTATGTCCTGATCCGCAACGACCTGCGGTACGACGCACAGGTCAGTTCGCTGATCGCGGTGCACGAAAGCCTGGCCGAAGCCGGTCTCGGCCGGGTCGCCACCTTCGGCCCGGTGGTCGGCAGCTCCCTCGAGCGGCCCGACCTGACCGTCGACGAGAAGTCCCGGCTGCCCTATCCCAGCTTGGAGATCTACGACGTCGGTGACACCGCCCCGGCGCGACTGGTGCCACAGTCACAGCTCGTGGAGGTCCGAGGGGCGTCCGAAGACGTCCCGTCAGTCCTGACCGCGCTCGGCGGTGACCACGAGGCTGTCACCAGCAATGACGCCAAGGCGCTGCCTCGCAAGCTCCCGCTGGTCCAGACCGACGGTATGCAACGCCGGGAGGTCGACATCGGCCGAGCGGCCGAGAACGTCTCACCGGTCCTGGCCGCCAACGATCCCGGTCGCCTGAAGCGCCGCACCCTCGGCTACGTCATCGACCCGACAGCACCCAGTACTACGCGCGCGTGGGCGGACGGCGTCGTCGACGTACGGGCCTCGTCGTCGGCCTCCGACGCCGGTGCGACGATCCGGACCGGGCCGGGCAACGGCCCGTTCGCGGCGGCGGACGGTGATCCGTCGACTCGCTGGATCTCCGGCCTGTTCGGCCACAGTGGCGGCGAGTGGCTGGAGCTGGACTTCGTCTCGCCGCGATCCGTGCAGAATCTCAAGGTCCAGTTCTCGCTCGCGGCGCCGACGACCGATCCCGTCCGGACAGTGCAGGTGGACACCGACAGCGGTTCGCTGACGGCTGTGGTCAGTGCGACCGATGACCCGCAGAGCATTCCGACGCCACCCGGTCCGACCCAGCGACTGCGGATCACCGTCGGCCTGACGGACGGCAAGAACCCGAACGGTGTCGCGATCTCCGAGGTGTCCCTGCCCGGCCTGGCGCCGCGCAGCAGGCTCGTCGTACCGGGTGGGCTGGATCGGCAGCCCGAGGCGATCGTGCTGCGGAACCAGCAACTCGGTCGTAGTGGATGCCTGCATGCGGGCGGCCGTCCGTTGTGCGGCGCGAGTTTCGCGAAGGACTCCGAGGAACCGACGGGGTTGTTCCGCAGCATCGAGTTGCCCGCGGCCGCGTCGTACCAGCTGATCGGGACCGCGTTGCCGCGGGACGGAGCCTTCCTCGAACGGCTGCTGGCTGTTCCGGGAGCGATCGGCGCGACCGCTTCGTCCCGTGCGGTGACTGCGCCCGAGGGGAGACCCGGGGCAGCGGTCGACCGGGATCTGGGCACCGGCTGGGTGGCGGCGTCCGGTGACCTGCGGCCGACCCTGACCTTGAAGTTGCCGACGGCAAGGAAACTCCAGGGTCTGCAGTTCCTTGCCGATCCGTTCCTGGCCGCGTCCAGGCCGGCCGAGGTGTCGGCGCGCCTGGACGGCGGGCCGGCGATCACGCTGCCGGTGTCGGCGGAGGGCTATCTGACCTTCCCGGACAAGCAACGAAGGGTCAGGTCGCTCGAGCTCACCTTCACGGCCAAGAAGGACGTGTTCACCCTCGACTCGGCGACCGGGTTCGCCCAGGCGTTACCGGTCGGGGTCTCGGAGGTCCGGGTGCTCGGCGCGGACAACCTCCGCAGAGGACCGAACCTGAACGGCAGGACCGGTTCGCTGTGCGGGTTCGGCCCGTCGGTGGAGGTGAACGGCGTACACCACACAACAAAGCTGACGGCGACCGTGCGCGACGTTCTGCAGCGGCGGAAGGTGACGTTCACGACCTGCGACAAGGGCACCGGCCGTCCGGCCCTGCAGTTGCCGGCCGGTCGCGCCACTGTGGATGTCCTGGCCGGCAAGGACTTCGTGCCGGTCCAGGTGAAGCTCACCAAGCCCGGGCTCGCCACCACGGCGGTCACTCCGACCAAACACGTCGACATCTGGCGACCGAACCCGGCCGAACTGACTCTCGAAGTACCGTCGGCAGACGAGCCTTCGGTGCTGACACTGGCGCAGAACTACAGCGACGGCTGGGAGGCGTACGACGGCTCCGGGCGCAAGCTGGTGCCGATCCGCATCGGCGGTTGGCAGCAAGGATGGCTGCTGCCGTCGGGACCCGAGCAGGTCGTCACGGCGCGGTTCCTGCCTGATCGGAGCTACCGCGCCGGCCTGCTGGTAGGACTGGTCAGCCTGCTGTCGGTTGCGGCGCTGGCGATCTTCGCCCGGCGCAGATCCAGGCAGTCGGCTCACCGGCTCAAGGAAGGCCGCCGGCTGGGTCCGTGGCTTGCGACCGCGCTGGCGATCCTGGCTGGAACCTTCGTGGCCGGTTGGATCGGCTTGGCCGCCACCGCGGTCGCCGCAGTACTGGCTTGGTACCTGCGCGGGCGCAAGCCGGTGCTGATCGGTACGGCGGCCGCCGTCGTCCTGGCGGGCGGGGTGATCGCCGCCGCTCAGCCTTGGCCGGACGACGCGGCGGGCCTGACCTCGGGTGTGGTCCAGGCATCGGTCCTGTTCGGCTGTGCGCTGGCTCTCTTGTCGAGGCCGACCGGCGACACGTCGTAG
- a CDS encoding class I SAM-dependent methyltransferase, translating into MSEAISSPPATAAWTADLGRAVRLFRAFRSERSDPDRFYRTLAEDSVALVGAYADPRGATVLDVGGGRGYFADAFHRAGATYYLIDSDPDELRDLGEPAAGTVVASGMALPVGDGQVDICFSSNVLEHVPDPWRMADELVRVTRPGGTVVLSYTGWWGVHGGHETAPWHLFGGHRAARRYQRRHGRAPKNRYGESLFPVTVASGLRWARQCVEAELVAAFPRYHPRWAYGVLAVPGVRELATWNLVLVLRRR; encoded by the coding sequence GTGTCCGAAGCGATTTCCAGCCCACCGGCGACCGCGGCCTGGACCGCGGATCTCGGTCGCGCGGTGCGGCTGTTCCGGGCGTTCCGCAGTGAGCGGTCGGACCCGGATCGCTTCTACAGAACGCTTGCCGAGGACTCGGTCGCCCTGGTCGGCGCATACGCCGATCCGCGCGGCGCGACCGTTCTCGACGTCGGCGGCGGCCGCGGCTACTTCGCCGACGCCTTCCACCGGGCCGGTGCGACCTACTACCTGATCGACTCCGACCCGGACGAGCTGAGGGACCTGGGTGAGCCGGCCGCGGGCACTGTCGTCGCCAGTGGAATGGCGTTGCCGGTCGGCGACGGCCAGGTCGACATCTGCTTCTCCTCGAACGTGCTGGAGCACGTGCCCGATCCGTGGCGGATGGCCGACGAACTCGTCCGCGTCACCAGACCCGGCGGCACGGTCGTCCTCTCGTACACGGGCTGGTGGGGCGTGCACGGCGGCCACGAGACCGCGCCCTGGCACCTGTTCGGCGGTCACCGTGCGGCCCGGCGCTACCAACGCCGCCACGGCCGCGCACCGAAGAACCGGTACGGCGAATCGCTCTTCCCGGTCACCGTCGCCAGTGGGCTGCGCTGGGCCCGCCAGTGCGTCGAGGCAGAACTAGTAGCTGCCTTCCCGCGCTATCACCCGCGCTGGGCGTACGGCGTACTGGCTGTGCCCGGGGTGCGGGAGTTGGCCACCTGGAACCTCGTCCTGGTGCTCCGGCGGCGATGA
- a CDS encoding glycosyltransferase family 4 protein translates to MRAQTVLLVNWRDTTNPEGGGSERYVEEVARGLARLGWSVTVLCAAYPGSPREARRDDVRYLYRGSKVTVYLRGLLHTLLSRPDRVVDVQNGLPFFTRLVRRTGVVVLVHHVHQEQWPVVYPGWQGRFGWWLESRVAPRLYRDCRYVTVSSASRDELLGLGVDADRISVVHNGTDPAPARQRPQAAVPTVVCVGRVVPHKQVEHAVDAIAEARSTLPEARLVVVGSGWWEESLRAYVASRGLEGAVEFRGHVSEADKHAAYDEAWVLALPSLKEGWGLVVGEAAGHGVPAVAYRSAGGPTESVHDGQSGVLVDTAEEFTATIIALLQDQAARTKLSDGALATADRFTWPATVDAWDRVLTGSPAQQDRPASVLAGP, encoded by the coding sequence GTGCGCGCGCAGACCGTGCTTTTGGTGAACTGGCGGGACACGACGAATCCGGAAGGGGGTGGATCCGAGCGGTACGTGGAAGAGGTCGCGAGAGGCCTTGCGCGACTGGGCTGGTCCGTCACCGTGCTCTGTGCGGCATACCCGGGCAGTCCCCGGGAGGCCCGTCGTGACGACGTGCGGTACCTGTACCGCGGCAGCAAGGTGACCGTGTATCTGCGTGGCCTGCTGCACACGCTGCTGAGCCGCCCGGACCGGGTGGTCGACGTGCAGAACGGTCTCCCATTCTTTACCCGCCTCGTACGTCGGACCGGCGTCGTCGTCCTCGTCCACCACGTCCACCAGGAGCAGTGGCCGGTCGTCTACCCGGGATGGCAGGGCCGGTTCGGCTGGTGGCTGGAGTCCCGCGTCGCGCCGCGGCTGTACCGGGACTGCCGCTATGTCACGGTTTCCTCGGCCTCCCGCGACGAACTGCTCGGGCTCGGCGTGGACGCGGACCGCATCTCGGTCGTGCACAACGGCACCGATCCCGCACCGGCCCGCCAACGCCCGCAAGCCGCAGTACCGACTGTTGTCTGCGTCGGCCGGGTTGTGCCGCACAAGCAGGTCGAACACGCTGTGGACGCCATCGCCGAAGCACGGTCGACACTGCCCGAGGCAAGACTCGTCGTGGTCGGCTCCGGGTGGTGGGAGGAGTCCCTGCGCGCGTACGTCGCCTCCCGTGGGCTCGAGGGCGCCGTGGAGTTCCGCGGCCACGTCAGCGAGGCCGACAAGCATGCGGCGTACGACGAAGCCTGGGTGCTGGCACTGCCGAGTCTCAAGGAGGGCTGGGGTCTGGTGGTCGGTGAGGCAGCCGGACACGGCGTACCGGCTGTTGCCTATCGCAGTGCGGGCGGACCGACCGAGTCCGTGCACGACGGCCAGTCGGGAGTCCTCGTCGACACTGCCGAGGAGTTCACCGCAACGATCATCGCGCTGCTGCAGGATCAGGCTGCCCGGACCAAGCTGTCCGACGGAGCCCTCGCGACCGCGGACCGGTTCACCTGGCCTGCGACGGTTGATGCGTGGGACCGGGTGCTCACCGGGTCCCCGGCACAACAAGACCGGCCAGCATCAGTGCTGGCCGGTCCGTGA
- a CDS encoding DUF2613 family protein translates to MGTLIGAAIAVLAGMAVATTAVVGVVQSVKDDPTVPPGQTNGQADVPLVNYGDK, encoded by the coding sequence ATGGGAACACTGATCGGCGCGGCCATCGCCGTGCTCGCCGGGATGGCCGTCGCCACCACCGCTGTCGTCGGGGTCGTGCAGTCGGTCAAGGACGACCCGACGGTGCCGCCGGGCCAGACCAACGGACAGGCGGACGTCCCGCTCGTCAACTACGGGGACAAGTAG